A genomic segment from Anaeromyxobacter sp. encodes:
- a CDS encoding formate dehydrogenase accessory protein FdhE — MDETRRRWLAAHPFLVPLAHLQGLLERAVAATPAPALDLPAFGAHAPAAAAGLPLLRGPTHGPLLRAAGAELLGDLLARVAAVRLPGPIAAGAFELRAALATPGARALAITWLVEGEPAAPPPPQPGLLRYLGWTAFGRALAPAVADFAAARDERAWRRPICPTCGALPVMAHLVDHEAGHERRLVCGCCADRWSFERQRCPSCGNQAADRLGLLEFEGPAALRLDTCEACRGYLKVYTGRGEEALFLADWPTLVLDAMAAERGYLRRGASLFEL, encoded by the coding sequence GTGGACGAGACCCGTCGGCGCTGGCTGGCCGCCCACCCCTTCCTGGTCCCGCTGGCCCACCTCCAGGGGCTGCTGGAGCGCGCCGTCGCGGCCACCCCGGCGCCGGCCCTCGACCTGCCGGCCTTCGGGGCCCACGCGCCGGCCGCGGCCGCCGGCCTGCCGCTGCTGCGCGGGCCGACCCACGGCCCGCTCCTGCGCGCCGCCGGGGCGGAGCTGCTCGGCGACCTGCTCGCCCGCGTCGCGGCGGTGAGGCTGCCCGGCCCCATCGCCGCGGGCGCCTTTGAGCTGCGCGCCGCCCTGGCCACGCCCGGGGCGCGGGCGCTGGCGATCACCTGGCTCGTCGAGGGGGAGCCGGCGGCCCCGCCGCCTCCCCAGCCCGGGCTGCTCCGGTACCTCGGCTGGACCGCCTTCGGCCGCGCCCTGGCGCCGGCCGTGGCGGACTTCGCCGCGGCCCGCGACGAGCGGGCCTGGCGGCGCCCCATCTGTCCGACCTGCGGCGCCCTGCCGGTGATGGCCCACCTGGTGGACCACGAAGCCGGGCACGAGCGGCGCCTGGTCTGCGGCTGCTGCGCCGACCGCTGGAGCTTCGAGCGGCAGCGCTGCCCCTCCTGCGGCAACCAGGCTGCCGACCGGCTGGGGCTCCTCGAGTTCGAGGGGCCGGCGGCGCTGCGGCTCGACACCTGCGAGGCGTGCCGGGGCTACCTGAAGGTCTACACGGGCCGCGGGGAGGAGGCGCTCTTCCTGGCCGACTGGCCCACCCTGGTGCTCGACGCCATGGCCGCCGAGCGCGGCTACCTGCGGCGCGGGGCCTCGCTGTTCGAGCTGTAG
- a CDS encoding HDOD domain-containing protein, whose translation MRIERLVGGGDFGLDELARLVASDQVLAADVLRCANSAAFSRGEPVAAVPQAVARIGAGELSRIAFASALGARALARGPLALLRRRTWHDAVAAAVLARELARARGLPLDESFAAGLLHDFGKVLAIECLERIAAGARQPRQMPAAFWELVVEHHHVRLGAVLAAHWALPPLLAEAITLHHQADLTGASHPGLVAAVALCDRMVRLLDERSAVGLEDVGAVQALSEADTDALIRGIEVVPGFVAAFEREPAPPDRALLAPAPAPVGAAPRRPVRLRVGQEDYAVTGFARHQLVVQGRRALPEGALLEVELQEAEVVRFHARVLHCWEEGPRFGAVLMPFALGGPALLRWQGLTAIAEG comes from the coding sequence ATGCGCATCGAGCGGCTGGTGGGCGGCGGCGACTTCGGCCTCGACGAGCTGGCCCGGCTGGTGGCCTCCGATCAGGTGCTGGCGGCCGACGTCCTGCGCTGCGCCAACTCGGCCGCCTTCTCGCGCGGCGAGCCGGTGGCGGCGGTGCCGCAGGCGGTGGCCCGCATCGGCGCCGGGGAGCTCTCGCGCATCGCCTTCGCCTCGGCGCTGGGGGCGCGGGCCCTGGCGCGCGGCCCGCTGGCCCTGCTGCGCCGCCGCACCTGGCACGACGCGGTGGCGGCGGCGGTGCTGGCGCGGGAGCTGGCCCGGGCGCGCGGCCTGCCGCTCGACGAGTCCTTCGCCGCCGGGCTGCTGCACGACTTCGGCAAGGTGCTGGCCATCGAGTGCCTGGAGCGCATCGCCGCCGGCGCCCGGCAGCCGCGCCAGATGCCGGCGGCCTTCTGGGAGCTGGTGGTGGAGCACCACCACGTCCGGCTAGGCGCGGTGCTGGCGGCCCACTGGGCGCTGCCGCCGCTGCTCGCCGAGGCCATCACGCTGCACCACCAGGCGGACCTGACGGGCGCCAGCCACCCCGGCCTGGTGGCGGCGGTGGCGCTGTGCGACCGGATGGTGCGGCTGCTCGACGAGCGGAGCGCGGTGGGGCTGGAGGACGTCGGCGCCGTGCAGGCGCTCAGCGAGGCCGACACCGACGCGCTCATCCGCGGCATCGAGGTGGTGCCGGGCTTCGTGGCGGCCTTCGAGCGCGAGCCGGCGCCGCCGGACCGGGCCCTGCTGGCGCCCGCGCCGGCGCCGGTCGGCGCGGCGCCGCGCCGGCCGGTGCGCCTGCGGGTGGGCCAGGAGGACTACGCCGTGACCGGGTTCGCCCGCCACCAGCTGGTGGTGCAGGGGCGGCGCGCCCTGCCCGAGGGGGCGCTGCTGGAGGTGGAGCTGCAGGAGGCCGAGGTGGTGCGCTTCCACGCCCGCGTCCTCCACTGCTGGGAGGAGGGGCCCCGCTTCGGCGCGGTGCTCATGCCCTTCGCCCTGGGCGGGCCGGCGCTGCTGCGCTGGCAGGGGCTGACGGCGATCGCGGAGGGGTAG
- a CDS encoding HDOD domain-containing protein: protein MGTAAPLDLDKAIVDLVSRGAVKVPPYPAVAFQIEKLIRGGDYGLDELARMVSSDQVLSADVLRVSNSAMYSRGAAINSVKSAVGRIGAKDVARLALAFGLGAHATAGGKLAPLRRQVWLDSLASAALCQALARGRNLAPDEAFSAGLLHDFGKVVAIACIEELIHRRDDVAARPVEEWNALVDRYHVELGVVMAARWDLPPVMADVISLHHADATTAAADRRLVDLVVAVDEVTAMLGERTHLEPEDLGAAAFLQGSEGEVVSKALGLLPSFVASFETADAWKSAGAKSLVAAAQPPRKKDGAPAPPPWPVVLTVGGKASAYRILGVASTHFMVNGAAPVPENMLLEMKVQCDPPLAGYASVKLAWPDQGGFTMLVQPYALSGAALDRWKAIVADAAAEA from the coding sequence ATGGGCACGGCAGCACCGTTGGACCTGGACAAGGCGATCGTGGACCTGGTCTCCCGTGGGGCGGTCAAGGTCCCGCCGTACCCGGCCGTCGCCTTCCAGATCGAGAAGCTGATCCGGGGCGGCGACTACGGGCTCGACGAGCTGGCCAGGATGGTCTCCTCCGACCAGGTGCTGTCGGCCGACGTGCTGCGGGTCTCCAACTCGGCCATGTACTCGCGCGGCGCCGCCATCAACTCGGTGAAGTCGGCGGTGGGGCGCATCGGGGCCAAGGACGTGGCCCGGCTGGCCCTGGCCTTCGGCCTGGGCGCGCACGCCACCGCCGGCGGCAAGCTGGCCCCGCTGCGCCGCCAGGTCTGGCTCGACTCGCTGGCCAGCGCGGCGCTCTGCCAGGCCCTGGCCCGCGGCCGAAACCTGGCGCCCGACGAGGCCTTCTCCGCCGGGCTGCTGCACGACTTCGGCAAGGTGGTCGCCATCGCCTGCATCGAGGAGCTGATCCACCGCCGCGACGACGTGGCCGCCAGGCCGGTGGAGGAGTGGAACGCCCTGGTGGACCGCTACCACGTGGAGCTGGGCGTGGTGATGGCGGCCCGCTGGGACCTGCCGCCGGTGATGGCCGACGTCATCTCGCTGCACCACGCCGACGCCACCACCGCCGCGGCCGACCGCAGGCTGGTGGACCTGGTGGTGGCGGTGGACGAGGTGACCGCGATGCTGGGCGAGCGGACCCACCTGGAGCCGGAGGACCTGGGCGCCGCCGCCTTCCTGCAGGGGTCCGAGGGCGAGGTGGTGTCGAAGGCGCTCGGGCTGCTCCCCTCCTTCGTGGCCTCCTTCGAGACCGCCGACGCCTGGAAGAGCGCCGGGGCGAAGTCGCTGGTGGCGGCCGCCCAGCCGCCCCGCAAGAAGGACGGCGCGCCGGCCCCGCCGCCCTGGCCGGTGGTGCTCACGGTGGGCGGCAAGGCCTCCGCCTACCGCATCCTGGGCGTGGCCTCCACCCACTTCATGGTCAACGGGGCCGCCCCGGTGCCGGAGAACATGCTGCTGGAGATGAAGGTGCAGTGCGACCCGCCGCTGGCCGGCTACGCCTCGGTCAAGCTGGCCTGGCCCGACCAGGGCGGCTTCACCATGCTGGTGCAGCCCTACGCGCTGTCCGGCGCGGCGCTGGACCGCTGGAAGGCCATCGTGGCCGACGCCGCGGCCGAGGCCTGA
- a CDS encoding carotenoid 1,2-hydratase, whose protein sequence is MRSRLLVGALLGAIAAATASSTPTPTSTSTPTSTPGSALPLPSGERAGVRGTSSTRSAPSPQPSPPASWGRGSSERLLPLPSGERAGVRGAPATFLPADPAHAWSFPRDHFARPGYRNEWWYFTGTLAGTAGQRFGFQLTFFKVGILPARPALDSAWAAPGAVMAHLAVTDVGGRRHRFAEVVWREAPLLAGFGAAPGPRVAWAQSPPGSPGRWTLDVAPVGGAIPARTGGAGGAAPEPITWRLAARDDAVGVALRLELTPARPTVLQGPNGYSRKAAADGFASEYYSQTRLAATGVVELDGVAAEVRGEAWMDREVGSSQLAPSQVGWDWFALRLADGRDLMLYLLRRADGAVDWRNGTLVARDGTSTALPPEAWSIRPTGRWRSAASGADYPSGWRLEVPSAGLSLQLEPALAAAENRSRLVEGLSYWEGPVIVSAGGEVVGEGYAELTGYGAGGRLPL, encoded by the coding sequence ATGCGCTCTAGACTCCTGGTGGGCGCGCTGCTGGGCGCGATCGCGGCGGCGACCGCCAGCTCGACCCCGACCCCGACCTCGACCTCGACCCCGACCTCGACCCCGGGTTCTGCACTCCCTCTCCCCTCAGGGGAGAGGGCCGGGGTGAGGGGAACCTCGAGCACGCGGTCGGCCCCCTCACCCCAACCCTCTCCCCCAGCAAGCTGGGGGAGAGGGAGCTCCGAGCGTCTGCTCCCTCTCCCCTCCGGGGAGAGGGCCGGGGTGAGGGGCGCTCCCGCGACCTTCCTCCCCGCCGATCCCGCCCACGCCTGGTCCTTCCCGCGCGATCACTTCGCCCGGCCCGGCTACCGCAACGAGTGGTGGTACTTCACCGGCACGCTCGCCGGGACGGCCGGCCAGCGCTTCGGCTTCCAGCTCACCTTCTTCAAGGTGGGGATCCTGCCGGCCCGACCGGCGCTCGACTCGGCGTGGGCGGCGCCGGGGGCGGTGATGGCCCACCTGGCGGTCACCGACGTGGGGGGCCGCCGCCACCGCTTCGCCGAGGTGGTGTGGCGCGAGGCGCCGCTGCTGGCCGGCTTCGGCGCGGCCCCCGGGCCGCGGGTGGCCTGGGCGCAGTCCCCGCCCGGCAGCCCCGGGCGCTGGACGCTCGACGTGGCGCCGGTCGGCGGCGCGATCCCGGCGCGCACGGGCGGGGCGGGCGGCGCGGCGCCGGAGCCCATCACCTGGCGGCTGGCGGCGCGCGACGACGCGGTGGGCGTGGCGCTCCGGCTGGAGCTGACGCCGGCGCGGCCCACCGTGCTGCAGGGGCCGAACGGCTACAGCCGCAAGGCGGCGGCCGACGGGTTCGCCAGCGAGTACTACAGCCAGACGCGCCTGGCGGCGACGGGCGTGGTCGAGCTCGACGGGGTGGCGGCGGAGGTGCGCGGCGAGGCCTGGATGGACCGGGAGGTGGGCTCCTCCCAGCTGGCGCCGTCGCAGGTGGGCTGGGACTGGTTCGCGCTGCGGCTGGCCGACGGCCGGGACCTGATGCTCTACCTGCTCAGGCGGGCCGACGGCGCGGTCGACTGGCGCAACGGCACGCTGGTGGCGCGCGACGGCACCAGCACGGCGCTGCCTCCGGAGGCCTGGTCGATCCGGCCCACCGGCCGCTGGCGCAGCGCCGCGTCGGGGGCGGACTACCCGTCCGGGTGGCGGCTCGAGGTCCCGTCGGCGGGGCTGTCGCTCCAGCTCGAGCCGGCGCTGGCGGCGGCGGAGAACCGCTCGCGGCTGGTCGAGGGGCTCTCCTACTGGGAGGGGCCGGTCATCGTCAGCGCCGGCGGCGAGGTGGTCGGCGAGGGGTACGCAGAGTTGACCGGCTACGGCGCGGGCGGCCGCCTGCCGCTGTAA
- a CDS encoding FtsX-like permease family protein codes for MRRYLARAVLKEVRAAPALQALAVGGVALGVAAVLSIQLLNGSALGAFDGTVRAVSGDADLSVLGVAGHLPEELLPEVLETPGVASAVPLYRVEVALDGRAGALEVVGVDLLAPLRLPWSQPQGALAEALGTPGWVAVTPALAAEQGWRVGDAVAVTSGSRRATLRIGALVDFQRLAPLASRRLAVMDLAQVQGLLGAPGRLHQVDVRAAPGGDVAALSARLSARLGDRARVSSPEQRTVEAAGLLAAFRLNLTALSLVSLLVGGFLVHASARASLVRRREELGILRTLGATRGQVVRLVLGEAALLGLCGTAAGIPLGWLAARGSVGAVSGTLRTVYLLEGIDEVRLGPALVGLALATGLGGALLGALLPALDASRKDPKALLAPITLSAEGERRAPRLALLGLALLVAAATLHLAIGAWWRPSGFALAFGILAAAPLAAPLALRHLSRLARPRRLGVRHGLRTLSARLPATALAAGALAVAVAMLAGVTVMVGSFRETVAGWLDQTLLADVYVTSPSWRRARAEATLDPALVARLAAWPGVRAVDRLRQVEGLAAGRPVSIAGLDAAVAGAEGRVLLAGGDARAAFEALRTQGAVLVSEPLARRAGLVAGAEVTVRTLAGDRRFPVAGVYRDYGNERGALLMDERPFARAFGEGPPSNVALYLAPGADVEQVVADLRRAFEGTPLLLRSNRTLRAEVLAIFEETFAVTRLLQVMGLVIAVAGVALSLLVLARERSAELALYRALGATRGQVFRVFLGRGLGVAVFGLALGLVAGAGLAGVLVHLVNPAYFGWSLSLSWPVGALAAQAATILAAAALASLAPAALAARVRATELSRDAL; via the coding sequence GTGAGGCGCTACCTGGCGCGCGCCGTGCTGAAGGAGGTGCGGGCCGCCCCGGCGCTGCAGGCGCTGGCGGTGGGCGGGGTGGCGCTGGGCGTGGCGGCGGTGCTCTCCATCCAGCTGCTCAACGGCAGCGCCCTGGGCGCCTTCGACGGCACGGTGCGCGCCGTCTCGGGCGACGCCGACCTCTCGGTGCTGGGCGTGGCCGGCCACCTGCCCGAGGAGCTGCTGCCGGAGGTGCTGGAGACGCCCGGGGTGGCCTCGGCGGTGCCGCTCTACCGGGTGGAGGTGGCGCTGGACGGTCGGGCCGGGGCGCTGGAGGTGGTGGGGGTGGACCTGCTGGCCCCGCTGCGGCTCCCCTGGTCGCAGCCGCAGGGCGCGCTGGCCGAGGCGCTGGGCACGCCCGGCTGGGTGGCGGTGACGCCGGCCCTGGCCGCCGAGCAGGGCTGGCGAGTGGGCGACGCGGTGGCGGTCACCAGCGGCTCGCGCCGCGCCACCCTGCGCATCGGCGCGCTGGTGGACTTCCAGCGGCTGGCCCCGCTGGCCTCCCGGCGGCTGGCGGTGATGGACCTGGCCCAGGTGCAAGGGCTGCTCGGCGCCCCGGGCCGGCTCCACCAGGTGGACGTGCGGGCGGCCCCCGGCGGCGACGTGGCGGCGCTGTCGGCGCGCCTCTCGGCCCGGCTGGGCGATCGCGCCCGCGTCTCCTCGCCGGAGCAGCGCACCGTGGAGGCGGCCGGGCTGCTGGCCGCCTTCCGGCTCAACCTGACCGCCCTCTCGCTGGTCTCGCTGCTGGTGGGGGGCTTCCTGGTGCACGCCTCGGCCCGCGCCTCGCTGGTGCGGCGGCGTGAGGAGCTGGGCATCCTGCGGACCCTGGGCGCCACCCGCGGGCAGGTGGTGCGGCTGGTGCTGGGCGAGGCGGCGCTGCTCGGCCTGTGCGGCACCGCCGCCGGGATCCCCCTGGGGTGGCTGGCGGCGCGCGGCAGCGTGGGGGCGGTGTCGGGCACGCTGCGCACCGTCTACCTGCTGGAGGGGATCGACGAGGTGCGGCTCGGCCCGGCGCTGGTGGGGCTGGCGCTGGCCACCGGGCTGGGCGGCGCGCTCCTCGGCGCGCTCCTGCCGGCGCTGGACGCCTCCCGCAAGGACCCCAAGGCGCTGCTGGCGCCCATCACGCTCTCCGCCGAGGGCGAGCGGCGCGCCCCCCGGCTGGCGCTCCTCGGGCTGGCGCTGCTGGTCGCCGCGGCCACGCTCCACCTGGCCATCGGCGCCTGGTGGCGCCCCTCGGGCTTCGCCCTGGCCTTCGGCATCCTGGCCGCCGCCCCGCTGGCGGCGCCGCTGGCGCTGCGCCACCTCTCCAGGCTGGCGCGGCCGCGCCGGCTGGGGGTGCGGCACGGCCTGCGCACGCTGTCGGCCCGGCTGCCGGCCACCGCGCTGGCGGCCGGGGCGCTGGCGGTGGCGGTGGCCATGCTGGCCGGGGTGACGGTGATGGTGGGCAGCTTCCGCGAGACGGTGGCGGGCTGGCTCGACCAGACCCTGCTGGCCGACGTCTACGTCACCAGCCCGTCCTGGCGGCGGGCCCGGGCCGAGGCCACCCTCGACCCGGCGCTGGTGGCGCGGCTGGCCGCCTGGCCGGGCGTGCGCGCCGTGGACCGCCTCCGGCAGGTGGAGGGGCTGGCGGCCGGGCGGCCGGTCTCCATCGCCGGGCTGGACGCCGCCGTGGCCGGCGCGGAGGGGCGGGTGCTGCTGGCCGGGGGCGATGCCCGCGCCGCCTTCGAGGCGCTGCGGACCCAGGGGGCGGTGCTGGTCTCCGAGCCGCTGGCCCGCCGCGCCGGGCTGGTCGCCGGCGCCGAGGTGACGGTGCGGACGCTGGCCGGCGACCGCCGCTTCCCGGTGGCCGGCGTCTACCGCGACTACGGCAACGAGCGGGGCGCCCTGCTGATGGACGAGCGCCCGTTCGCCCGCGCCTTCGGCGAGGGGCCCCCCTCCAACGTGGCCCTCTACCTGGCGCCGGGGGCCGACGTCGAGCAGGTGGTGGCCGACCTGCGCCGGGCCTTCGAGGGCACCCCGCTCCTGCTGCGCTCCAACCGCACCCTGCGGGCCGAGGTGCTGGCCATCTTCGAGGAGACCTTCGCGGTGACCCGGCTGCTGCAGGTGATGGGGCTGGTGATCGCGGTGGCCGGGGTGGCGCTCTCGCTCCTGGTGCTGGCGCGCGAGCGCTCCGCGGAGCTGGCCCTCTACCGGGCCCTGGGGGCCACGCGTGGGCAGGTCTTCCGGGTCTTCCTGGGGCGCGGGCTGGGGGTGGCGGTCTTCGGGCTGGCGCTCGGCCTGGTCGCGGGCGCCGGGCTGGCGGGCGTGCTGGTGCACCTGGTGAACCCGGCCTACTTCGGCTGGTCGCTGAGCCTGTCGTGGCCGGTGGGGGCGCTGGCCGCGCAGGCCGCCACCATCCTGGCCGCCGCCGCGCTGGCCAGCCTGGCCCCCGCCGCCCTGGCGGCGCGGGTGCGCGCCACGGAGCTCAGCCGCGATGCGCTCTAG
- a CDS encoding ABC transporter ATP-binding protein encodes MPPTLAFLEVSRTFRTPGGAPREVLRGVSAEVAPGEVVAVTGRSGSGKSTLLHLAAGIDEPDAGAVSLMGHPLADLSDRARTLLRRDHVGVVFQFFHLLGHLTALENVLVPALVAGDPPPAAEARARGLLARAGLEGREEDAVARLSGGEMQRVALCRALLRRPALLLADEPTGNLDDAAGEQVAALLFGLAREEGSALLVVTHSADLAARADRTWHLHAGRLERR; translated from the coding sequence ATGCCGCCCACGCTCGCGTTCCTCGAGGTGTCCCGGACCTTTCGGACCCCCGGCGGGGCGCCGCGCGAGGTGCTGCGGGGCGTGAGCGCCGAGGTGGCGCCGGGCGAGGTGGTGGCGGTGACGGGCCGGAGCGGCTCCGGAAAGTCCACCCTGCTGCACCTGGCCGCCGGCATCGACGAGCCCGACGCCGGCGCGGTGTCGCTCATGGGCCACCCCCTGGCCGACCTGTCCGACCGGGCCCGCACGCTGCTGCGGCGCGACCACGTGGGGGTGGTCTTCCAGTTCTTCCACCTGCTCGGCCACCTCACCGCGCTCGAGAACGTGCTGGTGCCGGCGCTGGTGGCCGGGGATCCGCCGCCGGCCGCCGAGGCGCGGGCCCGGGGGCTGCTGGCGCGCGCCGGTCTGGAGGGGCGCGAGGAGGACGCGGTGGCGCGGCTGTCGGGCGGCGAGATGCAGCGGGTGGCGCTGTGCCGCGCGCTGCTGCGGCGACCGGCGCTGCTGCTGGCCGACGAGCCCACCGGCAACCTGGACGACGCCGCCGGCGAGCAGGTGGCGGCCCTGCTCTTCGGCCTGGCGCGTGAGGAGGGGAGCGCGCTCCTGGTGGTGACCCACAGCGCAGACCTGGCGGCCCGGGCGGACCGGACCTGGCACCTGCACGCCGGGCGGCTGGAGCGCCGGTGA
- a CDS encoding LysM peptidoglycan-binding domain-containing protein yields MKRTTSLLLAALLPVMASSQPAAPPPAEGSATAPDGGRAAVPPPDAYTIRPGDTLWDLSGRFLNNPWYWPKVWAFNPEITNPHWIEPGNVLRFYPSAEEAPVRVDAAPPGIAVSDEPDEPALEAPRELEDFSRADMGTPQPLDEAEEVAVAGPYKVGFVAPRTVVARRDAFVTPREVEASGSLVAAFEEKLLLSTEDRAYARFQKAAEVVPGETYVVYRTERKITHPVTNEVLGWQSKILGTARAVKVDQKAVTVLIGATYEPIERGDLLGPWTDRFLRPVAQRPNTRDLAGHIVAAKVDILTMLGEQHVVFVDKGKADGVEEGNVFRVVRSGDLYDLELGVIPADAGLPNEVIGDLMVIDVKETVCTALVTRSLRELAVGDRVEMRVAGGAGGN; encoded by the coding sequence ATGAAGCGCACCACCAGCCTCCTCCTCGCAGCGCTCCTCCCGGTCATGGCCTCGTCGCAGCCGGCGGCGCCGCCGCCGGCGGAGGGCTCGGCCACCGCGCCGGATGGGGGGAGGGCCGCCGTGCCGCCGCCCGACGCCTACACCATCCGCCCCGGCGACACCCTGTGGGACCTGTCGGGCCGGTTCCTGAACAACCCCTGGTACTGGCCCAAGGTCTGGGCCTTCAACCCGGAGATCACCAACCCGCACTGGATCGAGCCGGGCAACGTGCTGCGGTTCTACCCGTCGGCCGAGGAGGCGCCGGTGCGGGTCGACGCGGCGCCGCCCGGCATCGCCGTGTCCGACGAGCCCGACGAGCCCGCGCTCGAGGCGCCCAGGGAGCTGGAGGACTTCTCCCGCGCCGACATGGGGACGCCGCAGCCGCTCGACGAGGCCGAGGAGGTGGCGGTGGCGGGGCCGTACAAGGTGGGCTTCGTGGCCCCCCGCACCGTGGTGGCCCGCCGCGACGCCTTCGTCACGCCGCGCGAGGTGGAGGCCTCGGGCAGCCTGGTGGCCGCCTTCGAGGAGAAGCTGCTGCTCTCCACCGAGGACCGGGCCTACGCCCGCTTCCAGAAGGCCGCCGAGGTGGTGCCCGGCGAGACCTACGTGGTCTATCGCACCGAGCGGAAGATCACCCACCCGGTCACCAACGAGGTGCTCGGCTGGCAGTCGAAGATCCTGGGCACGGCCCGGGCCGTCAAGGTGGACCAGAAGGCCGTGACGGTGCTGATCGGCGCGACCTACGAGCCCATCGAGCGCGGCGACCTGCTCGGCCCGTGGACCGACCGCTTCCTCCGGCCGGTGGCGCAGCGCCCCAACACCCGCGACCTGGCCGGCCACATCGTGGCGGCCAAGGTGGACATCCTCACCATGCTGGGCGAGCAGCACGTGGTCTTCGTCGACAAGGGCAAGGCCGACGGGGTCGAGGAGGGCAACGTCTTCCGGGTGGTGCGCAGCGGCGACCTCTACGACCTCGAGCTCGGGGTCATCCCGGCCGACGCCGGCCTGCCGAACGAGGTCATCGGCGACCTGATGGTCATCGACGTGAAGGAGACGGTCTGCACCGCGCTGGTCACCCGCAGCCTGCGCGAGCTGGCGGTGGGCGACCGGGTCGAGATGCGGGTGGCCGGCGGCGCCGGCGGGAACTAG
- a CDS encoding tetratricopeptide repeat protein, whose product MFRALSPFPPEAALVAALLVAGCAGADAQARGEVEVLRAELGQVRQENQALQRTLEGLAARVDLLTARLGRGAEPAAARPAGAGLPEPATLVPQGLEVVKMGPPPAERQAPAGLAVIKVEPSRAERPARRPPPVPTAVPIQEPDPSRLEALGRRGGRELSAEAEAELKAARRAAGLDRAHALEDFVGRYPHHPQAAAALVEAGDAYAESGRDAAACTLARRALEEYPAGRAIGDAMERLATCEARAGDADAEKKVLTRLVTQFPGTPAARRAGDRLAAISGGTDGDSPAGTPERSGP is encoded by the coding sequence ATTTTCCGAGCCTTGAGCCCCTTCCCCCCAGAGGCCGCGCTCGTCGCGGCGCTCCTCGTCGCCGGCTGCGCCGGCGCGGACGCGCAGGCTCGCGGCGAGGTCGAGGTGCTGCGCGCCGAGCTGGGCCAGGTGCGGCAGGAGAACCAGGCCCTGCAGCGCACGCTGGAGGGCCTGGCCGCCCGGGTGGACCTCTTGACGGCGCGCCTCGGCCGCGGCGCCGAGCCGGCCGCGGCGCGGCCGGCCGGCGCTGGCCTCCCGGAGCCCGCCACCCTGGTGCCGCAGGGGCTCGAGGTCGTGAAGATGGGGCCGCCGCCGGCCGAGCGCCAGGCGCCCGCCGGGCTCGCCGTCATCAAGGTGGAGCCGTCCCGGGCCGAGCGCCCGGCCCGGCGCCCGCCACCGGTGCCCACCGCGGTGCCCATCCAGGAGCCGGATCCGTCCCGCCTGGAGGCGCTGGGGCGCCGCGGCGGCCGCGAGCTCTCGGCCGAGGCCGAGGCCGAGCTCAAGGCGGCCCGGCGCGCCGCCGGGCTGGACCGCGCCCACGCCCTGGAAGACTTCGTCGGCCGCTACCCGCACCACCCGCAGGCCGCCGCGGCGCTGGTCGAGGCCGGCGACGCCTACGCCGAGTCCGGGCGGGACGCCGCCGCCTGCACGCTGGCCCGCCGCGCCCTCGAGGAGTACCCGGCCGGCCGCGCCATCGGCGACGCCATGGAGCGCCTGGCCACCTGCGAGGCGCGCGCGGGCGACGCCGACGCCGAGAAGAAGGTCCTCACCCGCCTCGTCACGCAGTTCCCCGGCACGCCGGCCGCCCGTCGGGCAGGCGACCGGCTGGCAGCCATCTCCGGAGGCACCGACGGCGACTCGCCGGCCGGCACCCCGGAAAGGAGTGGTCCATGA
- the pgeF gene encoding peptidoglycan editing factor PgeF gives MEILESRLLAGLPHGFTTRAGGASPPPWDALNLGDLVGDDPAAVAENWRRLEAATGLAFARVRQVHGVAVARAEAPSAPCQEADAVVSVRPGLAACVAVADCVPLLLAAPHGAAVAAVHAGWRGSLERAAAAGVRALAGAAGVPAGRLRAVVGPSIGPCCYEVSPELAARFEAAFGPAVVVRAGGAAPRLDLWAANLSALREAGVVEVEVLGRCTACERQAFFSHRRDAGRTGRMVAFAAPPPISARGAVP, from the coding sequence GTGGAGATCCTCGAGAGCCGCCTGCTGGCCGGCCTGCCCCACGGCTTCACCACCCGCGCCGGGGGCGCCTCGCCCCCGCCCTGGGACGCCCTCAACCTGGGTGACCTGGTGGGCGACGACCCCGCGGCGGTGGCCGAGAACTGGCGCCGGCTGGAGGCGGCCACCGGGCTGGCCTTCGCGCGGGTGCGGCAGGTGCACGGGGTGGCGGTGGCCCGCGCCGAGGCCCCCTCGGCTCCCTGCCAGGAGGCCGACGCGGTGGTGTCGGTCCGGCCGGGCCTGGCGGCCTGCGTGGCGGTGGCGGACTGCGTGCCGCTGCTGCTGGCCGCGCCGCACGGCGCCGCGGTGGCGGCGGTCCACGCCGGCTGGCGCGGCAGCCTGGAGCGGGCCGCGGCGGCGGGGGTGCGGGCCCTGGCGGGAGCGGCCGGCGTCCCGGCCGGCCGGCTGCGGGCCGTGGTGGGGCCCTCCATCGGGCCGTGCTGCTACGAGGTGTCGCCCGAGCTGGCGGCCCGCTTCGAGGCCGCCTTCGGGCCCGCCGTGGTGGTCCGCGCGGGCGGGGCGGCGCCGCGCCTCGACCTGTGGGCCGCCAACCTTTCGGCGCTGCGGGAGGCCGGGGTGGTGGAGGTCGAGGTCCTCGGCCGGTGCACCGCGTGCGAGCGCCAGGCCTTCTTCTCCCACCGCCGGGACGCCGGCCGGACCGGGCGGATGGTGGCCTTCGCCGCGCCGCCGCCGATATCGGCGCGGGGTGCCGTTCCTTGA